Proteins encoded together in one Ignavibacteria bacterium window:
- a CDS encoding DUF1801 domain-containing protein — MQSKAKTVSEYIKELPPDRKEAITKLRKSILKNLPKGFEEGIGYGMMGYYVPHSIYPNGYHCSPELPLPFAGMASQKNFISFYHMGMYADPELLKWFTTEYPRHTKAKLDMGKSCVRFKKPEHIPYELIGKLMKKMSVKDWIKLYEKNYLKSK, encoded by the coding sequence ATGCAGTCTAAAGCAAAAACGGTGAGCGAATACATAAAAGAATTACCGCCGGACAGAAAAGAAGCGATTACTAAATTAAGGAAATCCATTCTTAAGAATCTTCCTAAAGGATTCGAAGAGGGAATCGGTTATGGAATGATGGGATATTATGTCCCTCACAGTATTTATCCTAATGGATATCATTGTTCGCCCGAACTTCCTCTTCCGTTTGCAGGAATGGCTTCACAGAAGAATTTTATTTCGTTTTATCACATGGGTATGTATGCAGACCCAGAGCTTTTAAAATGGTTCACGACCGAATATCCCAGACACACAAAAGCTAAACTTGATATGGGAAAAAGCTGCGTCCGCTTTAAAAAGCCGGAACATATTCCTTATGAACTTATAGGGAAACTAATGAAGAAAATGAGCGTTAAAGACTGGATTAAGCTCTACGAGAAAAATTACTTAAAATCAAAATAG